One Osmerus mordax isolate fOsmMor3 chromosome 16, fOsmMor3.pri, whole genome shotgun sequence genomic window carries:
- the gtpbp4 gene encoding nucleolar GTP-binding protein 1, with translation MALYNFKKIMVVPTSKDFIDITLSKTQRKTPTVVHKHYAIHRIRHFYMRKVKFTQQSYHDRLSQILTDFPKLDDIHPFYADLMNVLYDKDHYKLALGQINIAKNLIDNVAKDYVRLMKYGDSLYRCKQLKRAALGRMCTILKRQKQSLEYLEQVRQHLSRLPSIDPNTRTLLLCGYPNVGKSSFINKVTRADVDVQPYAFTTKSLFVGHMDYKYLRWQVVDTPGILDHPLEERNTIEMQAITALAHLRAAVLYIMDPSEQCGQTLEQQLELFNNIRPLFANKPLLVVANKCDVKKISELSDENQKIFADILAEGIPVIETSTLTEEGVIQVKTEACDKLLAHRVDNKMKGKKVHDVLNRLHLAVPAKRDEKDRPPFIPEGATVRRKAMEVDAPKRRTERDLEMELGDDYVLDLQKYWDLMNQDEKHDIIPEIWEGHNIADYIDPEIMKNLVELEKEEELKEKAGEYDSDEESEDEEMQEIRMLAKQIREKKKLKIVASKDKDVHGPRLPRTAKKVDRKTIEKEMGDLGLDMTDKDDSHYAGQARRSRSVTQKRKREVSAPPISRTRSQSASRPPRDQSGVRDAKMARKAKKMMKHSQKEINREGKKGEADRHVFDLKPKHLFSGKRKSGTNDRR, from the exons ATGGCACTTTACAATTTTAAGAAGATTATGGTGGTCCCCACATCAAAG GACTTCATCGACATCACTTTATCCAAAACTCAAAGGAAGACACCGACAGTAGTCCACAAACATTACGCAATCCACCGTATCAGACATTTTTACATGCGCAAAGTGAAATTCACCCAGCAAAGCTACCATGACAGACTAAGTCAGATCCTTACAGACTTCCCCAAGTTGGAC gATATCCATCCATTCTATGCTGATTTGATGAATGTCTTGTATGACAAAGACCATTACAAGCTGGCGTTGGGACAAATAAACATTGCCAAGAATTTGATTGACAA TGTTGCTAAAGATTATGTTCGTCTCATGAAGTATGGAGATTCTCTGTACCGGTGTAAGCAACTGAAGAGAGCGGCTCTGGGTCGCATGTGCACCATTCTGAAACGACAGAAGCAAAGCTTGGAATATCTAGAGCAAG TACGCCAGCATCTTTCTCGTTTGCCCTCAATCGATCCCAACACACGAACTCTGCTGCTCTGTGGTTATCCCAATGTGGGAAAGTCCAGTTTCATCAACAAG GTCACCAGAGCTGATGTAGATGTCCAGCCCTATGCTTTCACCACCAAGTCCCTGTTTGTTGGACATATGGACTACAAGTACCTTCGCTGGCAG GTGGTGGACACCCCTGGGATCCTGGATCACCcattggaggagaggaacaccaTTGAGATGCAGGCCATCACCGCCCTGGCCCACCTGCGTGCTGCCGTGCTCTACATCATGGACCCGTCAGAGCAGTGTGGTCAAACCctggagcagcagctggagcTGTTCAACAACATCAGGCCTCTGTTTGCCAACAAG CCTCTGCTAGTTGTGGCTAACAAGTGCGATGTCAAAAAGATCAGCGAATTGTCTGATGAAAACCAG aaaATCTTTGCTGACATCTTGGCAGAGGGCATTCCTGTCATTGAGACGAGCACTTTAACCGAAGAGGGAGTGATCCAAGTAAAAACAGAG GCTTGTGACAAACTGTTGGCTCACCGCGTTGACAACAAAATGAAGGGCAAGAAAGTCCATGATGTCCTCAACAGACTGCATTTGGCTGTGCCTGCTAAAAGAGATGAGAAG GACAGACCACCTTTCATCCCAGAGGGGGCTACAGTCCGAAGGAAAGCAATGGAAGTGGATGCTCCCAAACGCAGAACG GAGAGGGATCTGGAGATGGAGCTTGGAGATGACTATGTACTCGACTTGCAGA AATACTGGGATCTGATGAACCAAGACGAGAAACATGATATCATTCCCGAAATCTGGGAGGGTCACAACATTGCAGATTACATTGATCCAGAAATCATGAAG AacctggtggagctggagaaggaggaggagctgaaggagaaggCTGGGGAGTATGATTCTGACGAGGAGAGCGAAGACGAGGAGATGCAGGAGATCCGCATGCTGGCCAAACAGATCAGGGAGAAAAAGAAGTTGAAGATTGTAGCCTCCAAAGACAAGGATGTGCACGGCCCCAGACTGCCCAGGACGGCCAAAAAG GTTGACAGAAAGACTATTGAGAAGGAAATGGGAGATCTTGGTCTGGACATGACTGATAAGGATGAT AGTCACTACGCAGGGCAGGCTCGTAGATCCCGGAGTGTGACCCAGAAGAGGAAGCGTGAGGTCTCTGCACCCCCCATCTCTCGCACGCGGAGCCAGAGTGCTTCTCGTCCCCCTCGCGACCAGTCTGGCGTGCGTGATGCCAAG ATGGCAAGGAAGGCTAAGAAGATGATGAAGCACTCCCAGAAAGAAATAAATCgcgaggggaagaagggagaggcgGACAGACATGTCTTTGACCTCAAGCCTAAGCATCTATTTTCAGGAAAGAGGAAATCTGGGACCAATGATCGCAGATAA